The following are encoded together in the Terriglobia bacterium genome:
- a CDS encoding Mov34/MPN/PAD-1 family protein, whose protein sequence is MSKAPKIKVKIQPAVVMEAEVARKIRQHSRTSMKAEVCGVLIGETSDERTLVEACIAGVNAAQGGAHVTFTQDTWEHIYQIKDRQYPDSKIVGWYHSHPGFGVFLSEHDLFIHENFFSSPQQIAWVYDPHTDEEGCFGWVSGKIEKLSGVRFGYSQSVELTGPQGNEDEAAADEDAEDHGFMLGGPPGKKGRAGPAPEPVWVTWASRILGYLAVAALGFGLGYMFFEYRYAPVLETYQQILRHPIEACQQLLQPYLQPPGAVAPEPQNPPPAAQQEKPPADKGKNGKR, encoded by the coding sequence ATGAGTAAGGCTCCAAAAATCAAAGTCAAGATCCAGCCCGCGGTGGTCATGGAAGCCGAAGTTGCGCGCAAAATCCGCCAGCACTCCCGGACTTCCATGAAAGCCGAGGTTTGCGGCGTGCTGATCGGCGAGACCAGCGACGAACGCACTCTGGTGGAAGCCTGTATTGCCGGCGTGAACGCCGCCCAGGGTGGGGCCCACGTCACCTTTACCCAGGACACCTGGGAGCACATTTACCAGATCAAAGACCGCCAGTATCCTGACTCCAAGATCGTCGGCTGGTACCACTCGCATCCCGGCTTCGGCGTATTTCTGTCTGAGCATGACCTGTTCATCCACGAAAACTTTTTTTCCAGCCCGCAGCAGATCGCCTGGGTCTACGATCCTCACACCGACGAAGAAGGCTGCTTCGGCTGGGTCAGCGGCAAAATCGAAAAGCTTTCCGGAGTGCGCTTTGGCTATTCGCAAAGCGTGGAGCTGACTGGACCGCAGGGCAACGAAGATGAAGCCGCTGCCGACGAAGACGCCGAAGACCACGGCTTCATGCTGGGCGGCCCGCCGGGCAAAAAGGGCCGCGCCGGGCCTGCGCCGGAGCCGGTGTGGGTAACATGGGCCAGCCGCATTCTGGGCTATTTGGCGGTAGCGGCGCTGGGGTTCGGGCTGGGCTACATGTTCTTCGAATACCGCTACGCGCCTGTCCTTGAGACCTACCAGCAGATCTTGCGGCATCCGATTGAGGCGTGCCAGCAGCTCTTGCAGCCATACCTGCAGCCGCCCGGCGCCGTAGCGCCGGAGCCTCAGAATCCGCCACCGGCTGCGCAGCAGGAGAAGCCACCGGCGGATAAAGGAAAGAATGGCAAACGCTGA
- a CDS encoding FHA domain-containing protein encodes MANADDKPTLKITLEDLEKVAVSSEAAGAPLAPGAPGAARQYGNISMSGTEPVADDEGKSNIFLQGWFYLGAAGLIGALIGWGICEPRFMDPPVAHRWGNIWMMPLIAAFMCLGYGIAESIVERSLQKALWRGLPALLLGVVGGFIFDRIASILFYILRAIIFELGVQTYRNPAFWISRGLAWMVFGVVGGIVYGLVDRSGKKVRYGILGGIVGAGLGGMVFDPISMATHAGAPSRAIGFAMLGLATGVAMGIVESALKDRWMYVASGPLAGKQFILYKPQTVIGSSQQCDIYLFKDTSILPQHATIELRGAQTFIYAAGQVYVSGQPVKARALQNGDLIQVGRYAFHFRERQR; translated from the coding sequence ATGGCAAACGCTGACGACAAACCGACTTTGAAGATCACGCTGGAGGACCTGGAGAAAGTGGCCGTCTCCAGCGAAGCTGCCGGGGCCCCGCTTGCGCCCGGAGCGCCCGGAGCGGCGCGGCAGTACGGCAACATCTCCATGTCCGGCACGGAGCCGGTGGCCGACGACGAAGGCAAGTCCAACATCTTTCTGCAAGGCTGGTTCTATCTGGGCGCGGCTGGACTCATCGGGGCGCTGATCGGCTGGGGGATTTGCGAGCCTCGGTTCATGGACCCGCCGGTAGCGCATCGCTGGGGCAACATTTGGATGATGCCTCTGATCGCGGCGTTCATGTGCCTGGGCTACGGCATTGCGGAAAGCATTGTCGAACGGTCGTTGCAGAAAGCGCTGTGGCGCGGATTGCCGGCGCTGCTGCTGGGAGTGGTCGGCGGTTTCATTTTTGATCGGATAGCCAGCATTCTGTTCTACATTCTTCGGGCGATCATATTTGAGCTGGGCGTACAGACCTACAGGAATCCTGCGTTCTGGATCTCGCGCGGCCTGGCGTGGATGGTTTTCGGCGTGGTCGGCGGAATTGTTTACGGCCTGGTGGACCGCTCCGGCAAGAAAGTCCGCTACGGGATTCTGGGCGGGATCGTGGGCGCCGGGCTGGGCGGGATGGTTTTTGATCCCATCTCCATGGCGACGCACGCCGGCGCTCCCAGCCGCGCGATTGGTTTTGCCATGCTCGGTCTGGCCACGGGCGTGGCCATGGGCATTGTGGAAAGCGCCCTCAAAGACCGCTGGATGTACGTTGCTTCCGGCCCGCTGGCAGGCAAGCAGTTCATTTTGTATAAGCCGCAGACGGTCATCGGCAGCAGCCAGCAGTGCGACATCTATCTCTTCAAAGACACCTCCATCCTTCCCCAGCACGCGACCATCGAACTGCGCGGCGCGCAAACGTTTATCTACGCCGCCGGCCAGGTCTATGTTTCCGGACAGCCGGTGAAAGCCCGCGCCCTGCAGAACGGCGACCTCATCCAGGTGGGACGTTACGCGTTCCACTTCCGCGAGAGGCAGCGATGA
- a CDS encoding NINE protein, with translation MSGPAVCPYCRMDFAEDGPAKIYCTACGMPHHEDCYMENGGCTVFGCPRAPADDPKLQVSQQELGSVMMTPQTNVPTFGQYGRYAQYQQQPSPYPAGTAKSRTTFVVLGVFLGMFGAHNFYAGYTGKAVGQLCLSILTLGYLLVVSWIWAIVEICVVQKDSAGLQFS, from the coding sequence ATGAGCGGCCCCGCGGTCTGTCCTTATTGCCGGATGGATTTCGCCGAAGACGGTCCGGCGAAGATCTACTGCACGGCGTGCGGCATGCCGCACCATGAAGACTGCTACATGGAAAACGGCGGTTGCACGGTATTCGGTTGCCCGCGCGCTCCGGCGGACGACCCTAAACTGCAGGTGTCCCAGCAGGAACTGGGCTCGGTGATGATGACGCCGCAAACGAATGTGCCCACGTTCGGCCAATACGGCCGCTATGCCCAATATCAGCAGCAGCCGTCGCCTTACCCGGCGGGGACCGCCAAGAGCCGGACCACGTTTGTAGTGCTGGGAGTCTTTCTGGGAATGTTCGGCGCGCACAACTTCTATGCTGGCTATACCGGAAAAGCCGTCGGCCAATTGTGCCTGTCCATCCTCACGCTCGGCTATTTGCTGGTAGTGTCCTGGATCTGGGCCATTGTGGAGATTTGCGTTGTTCAAAAAGACAGCGCTGGTTTACAGTTCAGCTAG
- a CDS encoding GYF domain-containing protein — MKYYIQRGLNEYGPYTLADLQRYIASGNIQLSDLTRNESMTEWVPVSEVIGNIPLPAPAASAGAPYGSTPAAGTGTVYGGATPASATGAASGPSSPGSIPTYGNPAGSYTGASTPAGGTVYGSPGAPGGPAYPGALPAYETGAMRGALMPPDLHWALVLLIGFFCGLFSLVWMFMEASFVKKLRPQNSGMAFYIGAVVVYVLTVIVYFGVIISAVGTTGGREPELPVGALLFCLLLGVTAWALMIIGSFKLRDGLVEYYNTVEPINLRLSGVMTFFFALYYFQYHFSRIAAWKKTGYLAPQ; from the coding sequence ATGAAGTACTACATTCAGCGCGGGCTGAACGAGTATGGACCCTATACTCTCGCCGACCTGCAGCGGTATATCGCTTCCGGCAATATCCAGCTCAGCGACCTGACCCGCAATGAAAGCATGACCGAGTGGGTGCCGGTATCAGAGGTCATCGGCAACATTCCTTTGCCGGCCCCGGCGGCGTCCGCAGGCGCACCCTACGGTTCAACTCCCGCAGCGGGCACGGGCACGGTGTACGGCGGCGCAACTCCCGCGTCGGCGACCGGCGCTGCGTCTGGTCCTTCTTCTCCGGGCTCCATCCCAACCTATGGCAATCCTGCCGGGTCGTACACAGGAGCATCAACACCGGCCGGCGGCACAGTCTACGGCAGCCCCGGCGCTCCAGGCGGTCCCGCGTACCCCGGAGCCCTGCCGGCGTATGAAACCGGAGCGATGCGCGGGGCCCTGATGCCACCGGATTTGCACTGGGCTCTGGTGCTGCTGATCGGTTTCTTTTGCGGCCTCTTCAGCCTGGTGTGGATGTTCATGGAAGCGTCTTTTGTCAAAAAACTCCGGCCACAAAACAGCGGCATGGCGTTCTATATAGGCGCCGTTGTTGTCTACGTTCTGACGGTAATCGTCTACTTCGGCGTCATCATAAGCGCTGTTGGCACGACAGGCGGCCGGGAGCCGGAGCTGCCCGTTGGAGCTTTACTGTTCTGTTTGCTTTTGGGTGTGACCGCATGGGCGCTGATGATCATCGGCAGTTTCAAATTGCGTGATGGGCTGGTGGAGTACTACAACACAGTCGAGCCCATCAACTTGCGCCTGAGTGGCGTAATGACGTTCTTTTTCGCCCTCTACTACTTCCAATACCATTTCAGCCGCATTGCTGCGTGGAAGAAAACCGGATACCTGGCGCCACAATAA
- a CDS encoding DUF2752 domain-containing protein: MIISVQRRANLWLGTFLLGCGVLYNFPPQDYHFYPLCPFYALTHLLCPGCGGTRALYQLLHLNLSAAWNYNALVTVAAPLFLAWFAFWYYSLMRHGRSPAFRMPRAVMVGLYVLVVLFAVARNMGFGFSI; the protein is encoded by the coding sequence ATGATTATCTCTGTGCAGCGTCGAGCGAACCTTTGGCTGGGGACATTCCTGTTGGGATGCGGGGTCCTTTACAACTTTCCCCCGCAGGATTACCACTTCTACCCGCTCTGCCCGTTTTATGCGCTGACTCATCTGTTGTGTCCCGGCTGCGGCGGCACGCGCGCGCTCTACCAGTTGTTGCATCTGAACTTATCTGCTGCCTGGAATTACAACGCGCTGGTCACCGTGGCGGCCCCTCTTTTTCTTGCCTGGTTTGCTTTCTGGTACTACTCGCTGATGCGCCATGGACGGTCGCCTGCATTCCGCATGCCGCGCGCCGTGATGGTTGGTCTGTACGTGCTGGTTGTGCTCTTTGCCGTGGCCCGCAACATGGGCTTCGGGTTTTCGATCTGA
- a CDS encoding EXORDIUM family protein: MKYALAFFFVLLAANFLMAQNVRDGAGVNKAPDGAGHGTHDAAPTGQTVVTGNGINYNGGPVMKGTVNAYIIWYGNWNSTGSNTAATKSAIEHFLGTIGGSAIELVNTTYGDNTGNVSGNVAFGGSTTNTSTKNLTDNGVQNVVAGALNSGALPRDANGVYFVLTSSGVNETSGFCTRYCGWHTRATLGGVDIKYSFVGNVDRCPSGCEIQATGPNSPAANVGGIDGMANVISHELEEAISDPDLNAWFDSSGQENADKCNFNFGATSTCNANGLCTPAGTAAAAKYNQTFGNNNYMLQQNWRNSGGGACAQHL, translated from the coding sequence ATGAAGTATGCATTAGCTTTCTTTTTTGTACTATTGGCCGCCAACTTTTTGATGGCGCAGAATGTCCGCGACGGCGCGGGCGTGAACAAGGCGCCGGACGGCGCAGGCCACGGCACCCACGATGCTGCCCCCACCGGCCAGACCGTGGTCACCGGTAACGGCATCAACTACAACGGCGGCCCGGTCATGAAGGGCACCGTCAATGCCTACATCATCTGGTACGGCAACTGGAACAGCACGGGATCGAACACCGCGGCCACCAAGAGCGCGATCGAGCATTTCCTGGGCACGATCGGCGGCTCGGCGATTGAACTGGTCAACACCACCTACGGCGACAACACCGGCAACGTGAGCGGCAATGTGGCCTTTGGCGGCAGCACCACCAACACATCCACCAAGAACCTTACTGACAACGGCGTACAGAACGTTGTGGCTGGCGCGCTCAACAGCGGAGCTCTGCCACGTGATGCCAACGGCGTGTACTTCGTGCTGACCTCCTCGGGCGTCAATGAGACCTCAGGATTCTGCACCCGCTACTGCGGCTGGCACACGCGCGCCACCCTGGGCGGCGTGGACATCAAGTACTCCTTCGTCGGCAACGTGGACCGCTGCCCCTCGGGCTGCGAAATCCAAGCTACCGGCCCCAATAGCCCGGCGGCGAACGTGGGCGGCATTGACGGCATGGCCAACGTGATCTCGCACGAACTGGAAGAAGCCATCTCTGATCCTGACCTGAACGCCTGGTTCGACTCGAGCGGCCAGGAAAACGCCGACAAGTGCAACTTCAACTTCGGCGCCACCTCCACTTGCAACGCGAACGGTCTCTGCACTCCGGCGGGCACGGCAGCCGCCGCCAAATATAACCAGACCTTCGGCAACAACAATTACATGCTCCAGCAGAACTGGCGCAACTCCGGCGGCGGCGCCTGCGCGCAGCACCTCTAA
- a CDS encoding EXORDIUM family protein has translation MRYALAFLFVILAANFLMAQVPLNRGQNGDDTPDGKHGKSGQTTAAVPAPIGETVTLGNGINYHNGPVMKGNPVHTYIIWYGNWGGSGSNTAATRSLIEHFLGTIGGSAIELVNTTYGDTTGNVSGNVSFSGSTIVSSSTNLSDSGVRTQVANAISSGRLPSDTNGVYFVLTSSNINETSGFCTQYCGWHTHATINGADIKYSFVGNPDRCPSGCEIQTTGPNSPATGVGGADGMANVISHELEEAISDPDLNAWFDASGQENADKCNFNFGATSTCNANGLCSAAGTSAKAKYNQTFGSNDWMLQQNWRNSGGGACAQHL, from the coding sequence ATGAGATACGCTTTAGCTTTTCTCTTTGTGATTCTGGCCGCCAACTTTTTGATGGCGCAAGTCCCCTTGAACCGGGGCCAGAACGGCGACGATACCCCGGACGGGAAGCACGGCAAGTCCGGCCAGACCACAGCGGCGGTCCCCGCCCCGATTGGCGAGACCGTGACTCTGGGCAACGGCATCAACTACCACAATGGCCCGGTGATGAAGGGCAATCCCGTCCATACGTACATCATCTGGTATGGCAACTGGGGCGGCAGCGGATCGAACACGGCTGCGACCAGGAGTCTGATCGAGCACTTTCTGGGAACCATCGGCGGATCGGCGATTGAGCTGGTCAACACCACCTACGGCGATACCACGGGCAACGTGAGCGGCAACGTCAGTTTCTCCGGCAGCACCATCGTCAGCAGCAGCACCAATCTGAGCGACTCGGGCGTGCGCACCCAGGTAGCCAACGCCATCAGCAGCGGAAGACTTCCCAGTGACACCAACGGCGTGTACTTTGTGCTGACGTCCTCAAACATCAACGAGACCTCGGGCTTCTGTACGCAGTACTGCGGCTGGCACACCCATGCCACAATCAACGGCGCGGACATCAAGTACTCCTTCGTCGGCAACCCGGACCGCTGCCCCAGCGGCTGCGAAATTCAGACCACCGGCCCCAACAGCCCGGCTACAGGAGTAGGCGGCGCCGACGGCATGGCCAATGTCATCTCCCACGAGTTGGAAGAAGCGATTTCCGATCCCGACCTGAACGCCTGGTTTGACGCCAGCGGGCAGGAAAACGCCGACAAGTGCAACTTCAACTTCGGCGCAACCTCCACCTGCAATGCGAATGGTTTGTGTTCTGCCGCGGGCACGTCCGCTAAGGCGAAATACAACCAGACCTTTGGCAGCAACGACTGGATGCTCCAGCAGAACTGGCGCAACTCCGGCGGCGGCGCCTGCGCGCAGCACCTCTAA
- a CDS encoding EXORDIUM family protein yields MRYALAFLFVILAANFLMAQQTHDGGGQKFPDGKHQGNPAPAPEAGPIGETVNLGNGINYNGGPVMPNTPNVYIIWYGNWNGTGSNTAATRSVIEHFFSTIGGSALELVNSTYGDATHNVTGLVNFGGSTIVSSSKNLSDRSLQSTVSNAITPSGPLPRDANGVYFVISSSNINETSGFCTRYCGFHTRATLGGTDIKYAFVGNVDRCPSGCEIQTTGPNSPVTGQGGIDGMANVLSHELEEAISDPDLNAWFDSSGQENADKCNFNFGATTVCTTAPCTAAAISAGARFNQNFGSNNWMLQQNWRNSGGGACAQHL; encoded by the coding sequence ATGAGATATGCCTTAGCTTTTCTTTTTGTAATTCTGGCCGCCAACTTCCTGATGGCGCAGCAAACCCACGACGGCGGCGGGCAAAAGTTCCCCGACGGCAAGCACCAGGGTAATCCGGCCCCCGCGCCCGAGGCCGGCCCTATTGGCGAGACCGTGAACCTGGGCAACGGCATCAACTACAACGGCGGCCCGGTGATGCCGAACACTCCGAATGTTTACATAATCTGGTACGGCAACTGGAACGGCACCGGATCGAACACCGCGGCCACGCGTAGCGTGATTGAGCACTTCTTCTCGACAATCGGCGGCTCAGCCCTTGAGCTGGTGAACAGCACCTATGGCGATGCCACCCACAATGTGACCGGCCTGGTAAATTTTGGCGGCAGCACGATTGTCAGCTCCAGCAAGAACCTGAGCGACAGGAGCTTGCAAAGCACCGTGAGCAACGCGATCACACCCAGCGGGCCCCTGCCGCGCGATGCCAACGGCGTGTATTTTGTCATCAGTTCCTCCAACATCAATGAAACCTCGGGCTTCTGCACGCGCTATTGCGGTTTCCATACGCGCGCGACCCTGGGCGGTACCGACATCAAGTATGCGTTTGTCGGCAACGTGGACCGCTGCCCCTCCGGCTGCGAGATCCAGACCACTGGCCCCAACAGTCCGGTCACAGGACAGGGTGGCATTGACGGCATGGCCAACGTGCTCTCCCACGAACTGGAAGAAGCCATCTCTGATCCTGACCTGAACGCCTGGTTTGATTCCAGCGGCCAGGAAAACGCCGACAAGTGCAACTTCAATTTCGGCGCCACCACCGTGTGTACAACTGCCCCTTGTACAGCAGCGGCCATCAGCGCCGGAGCCCGCTTCAACCAGAATTTTGGCAGCAACAACTGGATGCTCCAGCAGAACTGGCGCAACTCGGGTGGCGGCGCCTGCGCGCAGCACCTCTAA
- a CDS encoding EXORDIUM family protein, whose amino-acid sequence MRRALALLFVILAANFLMAQELLKQHVDNPGQTPMKDQVPSGHVPGVLPQTMERAVSGPIGQAVVTGNGINYHGGPVLKGDPVKFYVIWYGNWSGSGSNTAATVSLVEHFINTLGNTPYEKIATTYGDSTGNVSGNVTLGGHTFVNTTTNLTDTRLRTTVGNAISSGALPNDPQGVYFVLSSSNINETSGFCTQYCGFHTHATLSGSDIKYAFVGNPDRCPSGCEIQTTGPNSPATNVGGADGMINVFAHEQFEAITDPDLNAWFDASGQEDSDKCNFNFGTTSTCGPGSLCTPAGIAAGAKYNVTFGGNDWMLQQQWENAAGGKCVLHL is encoded by the coding sequence ATGAGACGCGCCTTAGCCTTACTCTTCGTAATTCTGGCCGCCAACTTTTTGATGGCGCAGGAGCTGCTCAAGCAGCATGTTGACAACCCGGGGCAGACCCCGATGAAAGACCAGGTACCCAGCGGCCACGTTCCCGGCGTGCTCCCGCAGACCATGGAGCGGGCCGTTTCCGGCCCCATCGGGCAGGCTGTGGTCACCGGCAACGGCATCAACTATCATGGCGGTCCGGTGCTGAAAGGCGATCCCGTAAAGTTCTACGTGATCTGGTATGGCAACTGGTCCGGCAGCGGGTCCAACACCGCCGCCACCGTCAGCCTGGTTGAGCATTTCATCAACACCCTGGGCAATACACCCTACGAAAAGATTGCCACTACCTACGGCGACAGCACCGGCAATGTAAGCGGCAACGTAACGCTTGGCGGCCACACTTTTGTGAACACCACAACCAACCTGACCGATACCCGCCTGCGGACCACGGTCGGCAACGCCATCAGTAGCGGCGCGCTGCCCAACGATCCCCAGGGCGTATATTTTGTGCTTAGCTCCTCGAACATCAACGAGACGTCGGGCTTCTGCACGCAATACTGCGGATTCCACACCCATGCCACGCTCAGTGGATCGGACATTAAATACGCCTTCGTCGGCAACCCGGACCGCTGTCCCAGCGGCTGCGAAATCCAAACCACCGGCCCTAACAGCCCAGCTACGAATGTGGGCGGCGCCGATGGCATGATCAACGTATTCGCGCACGAACAGTTTGAAGCCATCACGGACCCCGACCTGAATGCCTGGTTTGATGCCAGCGGCCAGGAAGACTCCGACAAGTGCAACTTCAACTTCGGCACGACCTCAACCTGCGGGCCAGGCAGTCTGTGTACCCCTGCCGGCATTGCCGCGGGTGCAAAGTACAACGTGACCTTCGGCGGCAACGACTGGATGCTTCAGCAGCAATGGGAAAACGCTGCGGGCGGCAAGTGCGTCCTGCATCTCTAA
- a CDS encoding nuclear transport factor 2 family protein translates to MPVSFFQRLLPVLIACTVFATAQEPVKPKLNPRIVTATKQATLFSGLEIQLLKAVQKKDQAAVQAMLTEDFMVEMPNADPLPGEDWVDSVMAKDFTLKSFAMREVSVVDLGNAAVVKFERRQNTINKGKAEGGEYFVVDVWKKDGDTWKLANRFVSKSATTPYAAKSPVKPTGKQ, encoded by the coding sequence ATGCCGGTTTCCTTTTTTCAACGTCTGCTGCCCGTCCTGATTGCTTGCACCGTCTTCGCCACGGCGCAAGAGCCGGTGAAGCCCAAGCTCAATCCGCGGATCGTGACTGCGACCAAGCAAGCCACGCTGTTCTCCGGACTCGAGATACAACTGCTCAAGGCCGTGCAAAAGAAAGACCAAGCCGCCGTGCAGGCGATGTTGACGGAGGACTTCATGGTCGAGATGCCGAATGCCGACCCGCTGCCCGGCGAAGACTGGGTGGATTCCGTGATGGCCAAAGATTTCACTCTGAAATCGTTCGCCATGCGGGAGGTTTCGGTGGTGGACCTGGGCAATGCCGCGGTGGTGAAGTTTGAGAGGCGCCAAAACACCATCAACAAGGGCAAGGCTGAAGGCGGCGAGTATTTTGTGGTGGACGTATGGAAAAAAGACGGGGACACATGGAAGCTGGCCAACCGCTTTGTGTCCAAGAGCGCGACGACTCCGTATGCAGCCAAGTCCCCGGTAAAGCCCACCGGCAAGCAGTAG
- a CDS encoding zf-HC2 domain-containing protein, whose protein sequence is MSCELLNKIALYADDELDPRAHDAVAAHLSGCAECSAALAAHLDMKKAVRVAGKQFAAPAELHAAVFKQLRRREGVSPWWKWGLAPVTAVLIAALGFMLWPRTKTDPVIAGLVDQHVSMSATNHLDVVSDDRHTVKPWYQGKLPFTFNPPELAKDSPFKLVGGNLVYAQQKAGAELVYQAGLHKVSIFIFQAGDRSTREPAWNHDLSFTVSSWSAGGRQCYLVTDASQDEAGQLVALFRDANRS, encoded by the coding sequence ATGAGCTGCGAATTGTTGAACAAAATCGCTTTGTACGCGGACGACGAGCTTGATCCGCGGGCGCACGATGCCGTGGCCGCTCATCTCTCCGGTTGCGCGGAGTGCAGCGCCGCGCTGGCGGCACATTTGGACATGAAGAAGGCCGTGCGCGTGGCCGGCAAGCAGTTCGCCGCTCCCGCGGAACTGCACGCCGCCGTGTTCAAGCAGCTTCGCCGGCGGGAAGGCGTAAGCCCGTGGTGGAAGTGGGGCCTGGCGCCGGTGACTGCGGTTTTGATCGCAGCTCTGGGGTTCATGTTGTGGCCGCGCACCAAAACAGACCCGGTCATCGCCGGCTTGGTGGACCAGCACGTGTCCATGTCGGCGACCAACCACTTGGACGTAGTCTCCGACGACCGGCATACGGTCAAGCCGTGGTATCAGGGCAAGCTGCCCTTCACTTTTAATCCGCCCGAACTGGCCAAGGACTCGCCCTTCAAACTAGTCGGCGGCAATCTGGTCTACGCGCAACAGAAGGCCGGCGCGGAGCTGGTTTACCAGGCAGGTCTGCACAAGGTTTCCATCTTCATCTTCCAGGCCGGCGACCGCTCCACGCGCGAACCCGCGTGGAACCACGATCTTTCGTTTACCGTCAGCTCCTGGAGCGCGGGCGGCCGCCAATGCTATCTGGTCACCGACGCCAGCCAGGACGAAGCCGGCCAGTTGGTCGCGTTGTTCCGCGACGCCAACCGCTCGTAA
- a CDS encoding sigma-70 family RNA polymerase sigma factor, translating to MVATLVGFRGHVSGLQNSDFEKLALPLLDPLYNFARWLSGDPDEARDLVQETIAKALKALGSFREGTNFRAWMFRILRNTFLTSRTGLERRSTEQEDEDGLDDAVVSYHTPELELIRRADTELVRQGIARLAQGFQEVLLLADVEEMKYQEVAEALDIPVGTVMSRLARARKQLRGHILEILETKKAQGVKA from the coding sequence ATGGTGGCGACCCTGGTTGGGTTTCGAGGACACGTGAGCGGCCTTCAGAATTCAGACTTTGAAAAGCTGGCGCTTCCCCTGCTGGACCCGCTGTACAACTTTGCCCGCTGGCTCAGTGGCGATCCGGACGAGGCCCGCGACCTGGTGCAGGAGACGATTGCCAAAGCGCTGAAGGCCCTGGGATCGTTCCGCGAAGGCACAAATTTTCGTGCGTGGATGTTCCGCATCCTGCGCAACACCTTCCTGACCAGCCGCACTGGGCTCGAACGCCGCAGCACCGAGCAGGAAGACGAAGATGGCCTGGACGATGCCGTCGTCAGTTATCACACCCCGGAGCTGGAGTTGATCCGGCGCGCGGACACTGAACTGGTGCGGCAAGGCATTGCGCGGCTGGCGCAAGGTTTCCAGGAAGTGCTGCTGCTGGCCGACGTGGAAGAAATGAAATACCAGGAAGTTGCGGAAGCGCTGGACATTCCCGTGGGAACGGTGATGTCCCGGCTGGCGCGCGCCAGAAAGCAATTACGCGGGCACATTCTGGAAATATTGGAGACCAAGAAAGCTCAAGGTGTAAAGGCATGA
- a CDS encoding DUF2231 domain-containing protein yields the protein MVNPFDLKSALLAKHAQHVVLVHFPIALFLSSVGFDFAAHWTRRSILATVAYFNLLVAAATSLPVVATGILAWRWQLEGQRLKGVLLLHLALGVSSTVLIWLIWWIQFRVRRKPEQSSPVYVLGLEALAALAVAFTGHLGGFLSGVNAG from the coding sequence ATGGTGAACCCGTTTGACCTCAAGTCGGCGTTGCTGGCCAAACACGCGCAACACGTGGTGCTGGTGCATTTTCCCATCGCGCTGTTTCTCTCCAGTGTGGGATTTGATTTTGCCGCGCACTGGACGCGCCGGAGCATTCTGGCCACCGTGGCGTACTTCAACTTGCTTGTGGCAGCGGCGACCTCGTTGCCTGTGGTGGCGACCGGAATTCTCGCGTGGCGCTGGCAACTGGAAGGCCAACGGCTCAAAGGCGTCCTGCTGCTTCATCTGGCGCTGGGCGTGAGTTCCACTGTCTTGATCTGGCTGATTTGGTGGATCCAGTTTCGCGTCCGGCGAAAACCGGAACAGTCATCGCCAGTTTACGTGCTGGGTTTGGAAGCGCTGGCTGCGCTGGCCGTGGCTTTCACTGGACATCTGGGCGGGTTCTTGAGCGGAGTGAACGCCGGTTAG
- a CDS encoding cupredoxin family copper-binding protein — protein MIALGAGPQTWAVAAAPSAPSTAGPGEDQPAAAVKIDNFTFSPNPLTIEKGTTVRWTNHDDVPHTVVADDKSFKSKALDTDDAFTYTFTKPGTYSYFCSLHPKMVAKVVVK, from the coding sequence ATGATCGCGCTGGGTGCTGGGCCGCAAACGTGGGCAGTTGCGGCCGCGCCCTCGGCACCTTCGACGGCGGGTCCAGGAGAGGACCAGCCCGCAGCCGCGGTGAAGATTGACAACTTCACCTTCTCGCCCAACCCGCTGACCATTGAAAAGGGAACCACCGTGCGCTGGACCAATCACGACGACGTTCCGCACACCGTGGTCGCCGACGACAAGAGTTTCAAGTCCAAGGCCCTGGACACGGACGACGCTTTCACTTACACCTTTACCAAGCCAGGGACCTACAGCTACTTCTGCTCGCTCCATCCCAAGATGGTTGCGAAAGTTGTGGTGAAATAA